In the genome of Methanopyrus kandleri AV19, one region contains:
- a CDS encoding Zn-ribbon domain-containing OB-fold protein: MGGVPRFWRSIDNRYRLVGTRCKNCGEVFFPPRVVCPNCRSDGEMEEVQLSGRGEVYTYSVVRVPPEGFEDKAPYVVAIVKLEEGPLVTAMIVDCEPGEIDVGTPVEAVFRRISEDGEDGVIYYSLEFRPVREE; encoded by the coding sequence GTGGGTGGCGTACCCCGCTTCTGGCGGAGCATCGACAACAGGTACCGGTTGGTCGGGACGAGGTGCAAGAACTGCGGGGAGGTGTTCTTCCCGCCGCGTGTGGTCTGTCCCAACTGCCGCAGCGACGGCGAGATGGAAGAGGTACAGCTCTCGGGTCGGGGCGAGGTGTACACGTACTCGGTGGTGCGCGTGCCGCCGGAAGGTTTCGAGGACAAGGCGCCCTACGTCGTGGCGATCGTGAAACTGGAGGAGGGACCGCTGGTTACGGCGATGATCGTGGACTGCGAGCCCGGCGAGATCGACGTAGGCACGCCGGTGGAGGCCGTGTTCCGCCGTATCAGTGAGGACGGTGAGGACGGTGTGATCTACTACTCGCTGGAGTTCCGGCCGGTGCGCGAGGAGTAA
- the pdxS gene encoding pyridoxal 5'-phosphate synthase lyase subunit PdxS, whose amino-acid sequence MKTGTWRVKTGFARMLKGGVVMDVTNVEQAQIAEDAGAVAVMVLEKVPADIRAAGGVARMCDPAKIEEIMDHVTIPVMAKCRIGHVAEAQVLEAIGVDMIDESEVLTPADEEHHINKWEFEVPFVCGARNLGEALRRIAEGAAMIRTKGEAGTGNVAEAVRHMRIIRREISELTRLDKEELYGKAKEYGVPFDLVAEVASLGRLPVVNFAAGGIATPADAALMMQLGADGIFVGSGIFKSDRPQEMAEAIVEATAYYDDPEVVAEVSKNLGDEVAMRGLEISEIPEEERMQLRGE is encoded by the coding sequence ATGAAAACCGGTACGTGGCGTGTGAAGACCGGGTTCGCGCGCATGCTGAAAGGAGGCGTCGTGATGGATGTGACCAACGTCGAGCAGGCTCAGATCGCAGAGGATGCCGGTGCGGTCGCGGTGATGGTGTTGGAGAAGGTCCCTGCGGACATCCGAGCCGCGGGCGGCGTCGCCCGTATGTGCGACCCCGCCAAGATCGAGGAGATCATGGACCACGTGACCATCCCCGTGATGGCCAAGTGCAGGATCGGACACGTCGCCGAGGCGCAGGTTCTGGAGGCGATCGGCGTGGACATGATCGACGAGTCGGAGGTCCTCACGCCGGCGGACGAGGAACACCACATCAACAAGTGGGAGTTCGAGGTGCCGTTCGTCTGCGGCGCCAGGAACCTGGGTGAGGCGCTACGTAGGATCGCCGAGGGCGCCGCGATGATCCGGACGAAGGGTGAGGCGGGCACGGGTAACGTCGCCGAGGCCGTCCGGCACATGAGGATCATCCGGCGCGAGATCTCGGAGCTCACCCGACTGGACAAGGAAGAACTCTACGGGAAGGCGAAGGAGTACGGGGTGCCGTTCGACCTCGTCGCAGAGGTCGCGAGCCTGGGCAGGCTGCCGGTGGTGAACTTCGCCGCGGGCGGTATCGCGACGCCGGCCGACGCCGCCCTGATGATGCAGCTAGGTGCCGACGGAATCTTCGTGGGATCGGGCATCTTCAAGTCGGATAGACCGCAGGAGATGGCGGAAGCTATCGTCGAAGCGACGGCCTACTACGACGACCCGGAGGTCGTGGCGGAGGTGTCGAAGAACCTGGGCGACGAGGTGGCCATGCGCGGGCTGGAGATCTCGGAGATCCCGGAAGAGGAGAGGATGCAGCTGCGTGGTGAGTAA
- a CDS encoding AAA family ATPase, with amino-acid sequence MGKEVVVDSLEAFNAYAREQWLGEVVREGTILFDTGVVHSYAFKVVRVVPSGMGRITSSTRFVLRTRFEEDRMEIPNLTLDDVVGHEEAKRACSLLVEYLKNPEEFRDWAPKTVLFYGPTGTGKTHTARAVAGEAKVPLLHMNAAEILGKYVGEASERIRRAFTRARKAAPCVFFLDEIDALALDRRYQELRGDVVESVNALLTNLDRLKNEGEGVVFIAATNQPDILDPAVRNRFEYEIEFTLPNKREREELVRYYAKKLPMPLDVDPRYIAARTGGMSHREIKERVLKRALLEALREGAEKIERKHIQKVLNQERERRAVRIYHR; translated from the coding sequence ATGGGTAAGGAGGTAGTCGTGGACTCGCTGGAAGCTTTCAACGCGTACGCTCGTGAGCAGTGGTTAGGCGAGGTCGTGCGGGAGGGTACGATACTCTTCGACACCGGCGTCGTTCACAGCTACGCCTTCAAGGTCGTGCGCGTCGTGCCCTCCGGGATGGGCCGGATAACGTCCTCCACCAGGTTCGTCCTCCGCACCCGGTTCGAAGAGGACCGCATGGAGATACCGAACTTAACGCTCGACGACGTGGTGGGGCACGAGGAGGCCAAACGCGCGTGCTCGCTCCTCGTCGAGTACCTCAAGAACCCGGAGGAGTTCCGGGACTGGGCCCCGAAGACGGTCCTCTTCTACGGGCCCACGGGCACGGGTAAGACCCATACGGCGAGGGCCGTGGCTGGGGAGGCGAAGGTTCCGCTCCTCCACATGAACGCGGCCGAAATCCTCGGCAAGTACGTGGGTGAGGCCAGCGAGAGGATCCGGAGGGCCTTCACGCGGGCCCGTAAGGCGGCACCCTGCGTGTTCTTCCTCGACGAGATCGACGCGTTGGCGCTCGACCGACGGTACCAGGAGCTCCGGGGGGACGTGGTGGAGAGTGTGAACGCGCTGCTCACGAACCTCGACCGGCTCAAGAACGAGGGCGAGGGTGTCGTGTTCATCGCGGCCACCAACCAGCCCGACATATTGGATCCCGCGGTGAGGAACCGGTTCGAGTACGAGATCGAGTTCACACTACCGAATAAGCGCGAGCGCGAGGAGCTGGTCCGATACTACGCGAAGAAGCTACCTATGCCGCTCGACGTCGATCCGAGGTACATCGCGGCCCGTACGGGTGGGATGTCACACAGGGAGATCAAGGAGAGGGTGCTCAAACGCGCACTCCTCGAGGCGTTACGTGAGGGTGCCGAGAAGATCGAGCGGAAGCACATCCAGAAGGTCCTGAATCAGGAGCGGGAGCGCCGGGCAGTCCGTATATACCACAGGTAG
- the thpR gene encoding RNA 2',3'-cyclic phosphodiesterase translates to MSRFRAFISIDIEDEEVVNRIVEVQERLKASGADLKLVEPENVHLTLKFLGDIPESRVTDVVNAMEKAAETVEPFTMRLKGIGVFPNPNYVRVVWIGVQEGSDETKAMAAVLEQELGRMGFRRERKDFVPHVTVARVRSGRNKGRLIEAIRELSNVEVGEVEVDRIRLKKSILRPQGPEYHTVEEVEI, encoded by the coding sequence GTGTCGCGGTTCAGGGCGTTCATCTCGATCGATATAGAGGACGAGGAGGTCGTGAACCGGATCGTCGAGGTGCAGGAGCGGTTGAAGGCCTCGGGAGCCGACCTGAAGCTGGTGGAGCCGGAGAACGTGCACCTCACGCTCAAGTTCCTGGGTGACATCCCCGAGTCGCGCGTCACCGATGTGGTCAACGCGATGGAGAAGGCCGCCGAGACTGTCGAGCCCTTCACGATGCGGCTGAAGGGGATCGGGGTGTTCCCGAACCCCAACTACGTGCGCGTGGTGTGGATCGGCGTGCAGGAGGGGTCTGACGAGACCAAGGCCATGGCCGCGGTGCTCGAGCAGGAGCTCGGTCGGATGGGGTTCCGGCGGGAGCGGAAGGACTTCGTGCCCCACGTGACCGTGGCCAGGGTCCGGAGCGGGCGCAACAAGGGCCGGCTGATCGAGGCCATCCGCGAGCTCTCGAACGTGGAGGTCGGTGAGGTGGAGGTCGACCGGATCCGGCTCAAGAAGAGCATCCTCAGGCCTCAGGGTCCTGAGTACCACACGGTCGAGGAGGTCGAGATCTGA
- a CDS encoding H(2)-dependent methylenetetrahydromethanopterin dehydrogenase-related protein, with product MAVLGFGNQRLYERIGAAEKLGGEPPFGGAAMAIEFAEAGHDVVLADPNLSEQDPEHVDRVADAGVELTEDDAQAVEGAEMVVLFTPFGATGGIIREIASHLEEGAVVCPTCTSSAFEIHESLYEAGLEVPEAVGVMPAHPAGIPGTENHRAYITARGTGNGTVLATEEQAELVEEVLSSTGKEVFELPHVELVSVVGDLSVVLLKRVIEALKEFCAVKALGAPQEMIDRQAMMTLATLAALIEAGGIGGLLETLDEEAIEASYSNMEPFVDGVEEPEGEPVERFVVLPGEATREAVIELVGERGWRTVRMRAWVDLYKKH from the coding sequence GTGGCCGTCCTCGGCTTCGGCAACCAGCGCCTGTACGAGAGGATCGGCGCCGCCGAGAAGCTGGGTGGGGAGCCACCCTTCGGCGGTGCAGCCATGGCGATCGAGTTCGCCGAGGCGGGCCACGACGTCGTACTCGCGGACCCGAACCTGAGCGAGCAGGACCCCGAGCACGTGGACCGGGTCGCCGACGCCGGTGTTGAGTTGACCGAGGACGACGCCCAGGCCGTCGAAGGGGCCGAGATGGTCGTCCTGTTCACACCGTTCGGCGCCACCGGTGGCATCATCCGCGAGATAGCCTCGCATCTGGAAGAAGGGGCCGTCGTTTGTCCCACCTGTACGTCTTCCGCTTTCGAGATTCACGAGAGCCTGTACGAGGCCGGACTGGAGGTGCCCGAAGCCGTCGGCGTGATGCCCGCACACCCAGCGGGCATCCCGGGCACCGAGAACCACCGGGCCTACATCACCGCCCGGGGTACGGGCAACGGCACCGTCCTCGCCACGGAGGAGCAGGCGGAGCTCGTCGAGGAGGTATTGTCCTCCACGGGCAAGGAGGTCTTCGAGCTCCCGCACGTGGAGCTGGTATCGGTGGTCGGCGACCTCAGCGTCGTCCTATTGAAGCGCGTGATCGAGGCGCTGAAGGAGTTCTGCGCGGTGAAGGCGCTCGGCGCACCGCAGGAGATGATCGACCGCCAGGCCATGATGACCCTCGCGACGCTCGCCGCGCTGATCGAGGCTGGCGGGATCGGCGGGCTGCTGGAGACGCTCGACGAGGAGGCGATCGAGGCGTCGTACTCGAACATGGAACCGTTCGTCGACGGCGTAGAGGAGCCCGAAGGAGAACCGGTCGAGCGGTTCGTCGTGCTACCGGGCGAGGCGACACGGGAAGCCGTCATCGAGCTAGTGGGCGAGCGAGGCTGGAGGACGGTGAGAATGAGGGCGTGGGTGGATCTGTACAAGAAGCACTGA
- the cobM gene encoding precorrin-4 C(11)-methyltransferase — protein MSVTKVYFVGAGPGDPELMTLKGVRVLRRADLVIYPGSLIPRESVEEWAPNAELIDSHGKTLEELVETMVEAVEDSRTVVRLVSGDPFVYSSLYEQVRELRRRGVDYEVIPGVSSVNAAAAALGEELTKPGISQTVILTRPAGRTGKPEGESLSELAEHGCTMVIFLGAAYLERIVKSLLGGAYDEDTPAAVVYKASTPEEKVILGTLGDIAEKAREEGIDRTALIIVGDVLKEEGKRSHLYSEEYARRVRR, from the coding sequence ATGTCCGTGACGAAGGTCTACTTCGTCGGCGCCGGTCCGGGCGACCCCGAGCTGATGACGTTGAAGGGTGTACGGGTGCTTCGACGGGCTGACCTCGTGATATACCCCGGTTCGCTGATTCCTCGTGAGTCTGTGGAGGAATGGGCCCCGAACGCCGAGCTCATCGACAGTCACGGCAAGACACTGGAGGAGCTGGTGGAGACCATGGTCGAAGCCGTGGAGGACAGCCGTACCGTGGTACGACTAGTTTCGGGAGATCCCTTCGTCTACAGCTCACTGTACGAACAAGTCCGCGAACTCAGACGACGGGGAGTGGATTACGAGGTGATCCCCGGCGTAAGCTCCGTCAACGCCGCCGCAGCGGCACTAGGTGAGGAGCTGACGAAACCCGGGATCAGTCAGACGGTGATACTCACCCGCCCGGCCGGGAGGACCGGGAAGCCCGAAGGTGAGTCGCTTTCCGAGCTCGCGGAGCACGGTTGCACGATGGTGATCTTCCTGGGGGCCGCTTACCTGGAGCGCATCGTGAAGTCACTGCTCGGAGGCGCGTACGACGAGGATACCCCGGCCGCCGTCGTGTACAAGGCGTCCACACCCGAGGAGAAGGTGATCCTGGGTACGCTAGGAGACATCGCTGAGAAGGCGCGTGAGGAGGGTATCGATAGGACCGCCCTGATCATCGTGGGTGACGTCTTGAAGGAGGAGGGGAAGAGGTCTCACTTATACTCGGAGGAGTACGCGAGGAGGGTGCGGAGATGA
- the cca gene encoding CCA tRNA nucleotidyltransferase yields the protein MSLEEVLDEIRREVTPDPEERELVEGFARRILSEVRDRLKERDPDAEVELIGSVARDTWLPGASDVDVFCVFPKDRDLDEIVEVTLEVGREAIEALGGEAREEYAHHPYIGGEVEHRGRTFEVDVVPCYDTEPGEVITPVDRTPHHNRYVEEHLEDTVEARLLKAFVKAIDAYGAEVRVKGFSGYLCELLAIHYGSFEEVLREAVRTWRPGFVIDLEGFVGEVYEDYDEVRETFEDQDPALIVLDPVDPERNVAAALSRRQLTRFILAARAFLGDPSPEFFRGRKPEPVSGEKVRDWFERNPTHVVAIEVRLPDEVEDIYWPQLEKTARSLSRVLENEGFEVRRWHVMRDSEEEHGYVLLEFEHGKLPELEWRVGPSGWVREDRVRGFVRAHGRFWVEEDGKLATRAERKFVRPEDLLGRLEGADRQTLLSHGFGKDLARSSEGEVRLLSAEELAELADRDPELGKALAEFMRGDPLSELVRDRL from the coding sequence GTGAGCCTCGAAGAGGTCCTCGACGAGATCAGACGAGAGGTCACGCCGGACCCCGAGGAGCGCGAGCTGGTGGAAGGCTTCGCACGTAGGATCCTGAGCGAGGTTAGGGACAGGCTGAAGGAGCGCGACCCCGACGCCGAGGTCGAGCTCATCGGCTCGGTAGCCAGGGACACCTGGCTGCCGGGCGCCTCGGACGTCGACGTGTTCTGCGTGTTCCCGAAGGACCGCGACCTGGACGAAATCGTGGAGGTCACGCTGGAGGTAGGACGCGAAGCCATCGAGGCGCTCGGCGGGGAGGCCCGGGAGGAGTACGCGCATCACCCTTACATCGGGGGCGAGGTCGAGCACCGGGGTCGGACCTTCGAGGTCGACGTCGTACCCTGCTACGATACCGAACCGGGCGAAGTTATCACCCCGGTCGATCGCACGCCGCACCACAACCGCTACGTCGAGGAGCACCTGGAGGACACTGTCGAGGCGAGGCTGCTCAAAGCTTTCGTCAAGGCGATCGACGCGTACGGTGCGGAGGTCCGCGTGAAGGGGTTCTCCGGCTACCTCTGCGAGCTTCTCGCGATCCACTACGGGTCCTTCGAGGAGGTACTCCGGGAGGCCGTGAGGACCTGGAGGCCCGGCTTCGTCATCGACCTCGAGGGGTTCGTGGGTGAAGTTTACGAAGACTACGACGAGGTAAGGGAGACGTTCGAGGATCAGGACCCAGCGCTGATCGTCCTAGACCCCGTGGATCCCGAGCGCAACGTGGCGGCGGCCCTCTCAAGGCGCCAGCTCACCCGCTTCATCCTGGCGGCCAGGGCGTTCCTAGGGGATCCGTCGCCCGAGTTCTTCCGGGGGAGGAAGCCCGAACCCGTGAGTGGAGAGAAGGTCAGGGATTGGTTCGAGAGGAACCCCACCCACGTCGTCGCGATCGAGGTTCGGCTGCCGGATGAGGTGGAGGACATCTACTGGCCGCAGCTGGAGAAGACGGCTAGGAGCCTCAGCAGGGTGCTGGAGAACGAGGGGTTCGAGGTGCGTCGGTGGCACGTCATGCGAGACTCCGAGGAGGAGCATGGGTACGTCCTGTTGGAGTTCGAGCACGGAAAACTGCCCGAGCTCGAGTGGCGCGTGGGCCCGTCGGGTTGGGTCCGGGAGGACAGGGTCCGCGGGTTCGTCCGCGCCCACGGGAGGTTCTGGGTGGAGGAGGACGGAAAGCTGGCGACTCGGGCCGAGCGCAAGTTCGTACGTCCTGAGGACCTCCTGGGGCGTCTGGAGGGCGCCGACCGCCAGACGCTCCTGTCCCACGGTTTCGGGAAGGACCTAGCGCGGTCTTCCGAGGGTGAGGTGAGGCTGCTCTCCGCCGAGGAGCTGGCCGAGCTGGCCGATCGGGACCCGGAGCTGGGTAAGGCCCTGGCCGAGTTCATGCGTGGCGACCCGCTCTCCGAGCTCGTGCGGGACCGCCTGTGA
- the selD gene encoding selenide, water dikinase SelD, which translates to MSRKKSLVEMADLHGUACKLPQGDLEDLLKGVELPEEGGRVEVGVGDDAAVIRVDGGYVIQSVDFFTPIHPDPYTQGRIAANNSINDVFAMGATEVLSVLVVSGFPRELPEEDAREMLQGFADQCREVDALIVGGHTIMNPWPILGGCVTGFAERYVTVGGAEPGDVLYLTKPLGTQPAMAALRLPEDVRKQFLTDSELEEAVDLAVEVMTEPLKDAAEAALEVGVHAMTDVTGFGLKGHAGEMAEASGVRVVIERLPVIPGTTELSRALGYGLERGESAETAGGLLVAVPEEHAEDLEDAFERRDVWYRRIGRVEEGSGVEVRGDVEEVEDYP; encoded by the coding sequence ATGAGTAGAAAGAAGAGCCTCGTCGAGATGGCGGACCTCCACGGATGAGCCTGTAAACTACCCCAGGGAGACCTGGAGGATCTGCTGAAGGGCGTCGAGCTGCCGGAGGAAGGCGGGCGCGTGGAGGTCGGTGTCGGCGACGATGCCGCGGTGATCCGCGTGGACGGCGGCTACGTGATCCAGTCGGTGGACTTCTTCACACCGATACACCCGGACCCGTACACCCAGGGACGGATCGCCGCGAACAACTCCATCAACGACGTCTTCGCGATGGGAGCCACCGAGGTGCTCTCCGTCCTGGTGGTCTCGGGGTTCCCGAGGGAGCTCCCGGAGGAGGATGCGCGTGAGATGCTGCAGGGGTTCGCGGACCAGTGCCGCGAAGTGGACGCACTGATCGTCGGCGGACACACGATTATGAACCCATGGCCCATCCTCGGCGGCTGCGTCACGGGGTTCGCCGAACGGTACGTGACGGTCGGTGGGGCCGAGCCCGGGGACGTCCTGTACCTCACGAAACCGCTCGGCACACAGCCGGCGATGGCCGCCCTGAGGCTGCCCGAGGACGTCCGGAAGCAGTTCCTGACGGACTCCGAGCTGGAGGAGGCCGTTGACCTAGCCGTCGAAGTGATGACTGAGCCACTCAAGGACGCGGCGGAGGCCGCGCTCGAGGTCGGGGTCCACGCGATGACAGACGTCACCGGGTTCGGGCTCAAGGGGCACGCGGGTGAGATGGCGGAGGCCAGCGGCGTCCGCGTGGTCATCGAGCGACTGCCGGTGATCCCGGGGACGACGGAGCTCTCACGGGCGCTCGGGTACGGGCTGGAGCGGGGCGAGTCGGCGGAGACGGCCGGGGGGCTTCTGGTCGCGGTGCCGGAGGAACACGCCGAGGACCTGGAGGATGCGTTTGAGCGGCGCGATGTTTGGTACCGACGGATCGGCCGCGTCGAGGAGGGGTCGGGCGTGGAGGTCCGTGGGGACGTGGAAGAAGTGGAGGATTACCCGTGA
- a CDS encoding thiolase domain-containing protein, producing the protein MVCVRFRRDVAIVGVGMTRFGELWERSFDDLFVEAGLEALEDAGMGGDEIEAMYVGNMSAGRFIDQEHVASLIADRSGLTPIPCTRVEAACASGGLAVRQAILAVASGMYDIVLAGGVEKMTDVTTEEATATLATAADQEWEAFHGVTFPALYAMIARRHMYEYGTTREHLALPPVKNHRNATKNPKAQFQFEITVEQVIESPLVADPLRLLDCSPVSDGAAAVIVCPLEMAKEFTDTPIVVRATAQASDSIALHDREDITTLKATVEAAKTVYKQAGVEPEEVDVAEVHDCFSIAELVAVEDLGFVEKGEAGEAYHEGMFEIDSDYVAVNPSGGLKAKGHPVGASGVAQVVEIVEQLRGEAGKRQVDGAEIGLTHNVGGSGGTVVVHIFERAD; encoded by the coding sequence ATGGTGTGCGTGCGTTTCCGTCGGGACGTCGCCATCGTCGGCGTGGGTATGACGAGGTTCGGAGAGCTGTGGGAGCGGTCCTTCGACGACCTGTTCGTGGAGGCCGGGTTGGAGGCCCTCGAGGACGCGGGCATGGGAGGCGACGAGATCGAGGCGATGTACGTCGGGAACATGAGCGCAGGTCGCTTCATCGACCAGGAGCACGTGGCCTCGTTGATCGCGGACCGGTCCGGTCTGACACCTATCCCGTGTACGCGGGTCGAGGCGGCCTGTGCCTCCGGCGGCCTGGCCGTGCGTCAGGCCATCCTTGCGGTGGCCTCCGGGATGTACGACATCGTGCTAGCCGGCGGCGTCGAGAAGATGACCGACGTGACCACGGAGGAGGCGACCGCGACGTTAGCCACGGCGGCGGACCAGGAGTGGGAGGCGTTCCACGGGGTCACGTTCCCCGCCCTTTACGCGATGATCGCCAGGAGGCACATGTACGAGTACGGAACTACCCGGGAGCACCTGGCGCTTCCGCCGGTGAAGAACCATCGCAACGCCACCAAGAACCCGAAGGCTCAGTTCCAGTTCGAGATCACGGTCGAGCAGGTAATCGAGAGCCCGCTCGTCGCCGACCCGCTCCGGTTACTCGACTGTTCTCCGGTGTCGGACGGTGCCGCCGCCGTGATAGTCTGCCCACTCGAGATGGCCAAGGAGTTCACGGACACGCCGATCGTGGTGCGCGCGACGGCCCAGGCCTCAGACTCCATCGCGCTGCACGACCGCGAGGACATCACCACGCTGAAGGCCACGGTCGAGGCCGCGAAGACCGTGTACAAGCAGGCGGGTGTGGAGCCCGAGGAAGTGGACGTGGCCGAGGTGCACGACTGCTTCTCGATCGCGGAGCTCGTGGCCGTCGAGGACCTGGGCTTCGTCGAGAAGGGAGAGGCCGGTGAAGCGTACCACGAGGGGATGTTCGAGATCGACTCCGATTACGTCGCGGTGAACCCGAGCGGTGGGCTGAAGGCGAAGGGACACCCGGTGGGCGCGTCGGGCGTCGCCCAGGTGGTCGAGATCGTGGAGCAACTGAGAGGAGAAGCCGGGAAGCGCCAGGTCGACGGCGCCGAGATCGGGCTCACTCACAACGTTGGAGGTTCGGGAGGTACCGTGGTCGTCCATATCTTCGAGCGGGCCGATTAG
- the cobJ gene encoding precorrin-3B C(17)-methyltransferase, which translates to MGKLYVVGTGPGDPDLMTVKAQRVLRHVDVVVGYRTYVDLIEEILPEDVEIKRYGMREELDRAREAVRLAADGFEVALVSGGDPGVYGMAGVVLPIAVEEGVEVEVVPGVTAACAASALLGAPLMLDFAAVSLSDHLVPLEEILERVRAALEADFVLVVYNPNSSERRHIFEAFVDVLEEIVEEDRPVGIVRNAYRERQSVEVVRVRELRDLADRIDMRSILIVGSSRTRMVGDWLVTERGYSSRTGRNSSE; encoded by the coding sequence GTGGGCAAGCTGTACGTGGTCGGAACGGGACCCGGAGACCCGGATCTGATGACGGTTAAGGCCCAGAGAGTGCTACGGCACGTGGACGTGGTGGTGGGGTACCGGACGTACGTCGACCTCATCGAGGAGATCCTACCGGAAGACGTCGAGATAAAGCGGTACGGCATGCGGGAAGAACTCGACCGGGCGCGGGAGGCCGTACGGCTGGCGGCCGATGGGTTCGAGGTGGCCCTCGTCAGTGGTGGAGACCCCGGCGTCTACGGGATGGCCGGCGTCGTCCTCCCGATCGCGGTCGAGGAGGGCGTCGAGGTCGAGGTCGTACCCGGGGTCACGGCGGCCTGCGCGGCCTCCGCGCTGCTCGGTGCGCCGCTCATGCTGGACTTCGCGGCCGTGAGCTTGAGCGACCACCTCGTACCGCTGGAGGAGATACTGGAGAGGGTCCGGGCGGCCCTCGAGGCCGACTTCGTCCTGGTCGTGTACAACCCGAACAGTTCCGAGCGTAGGCACATCTTCGAAGCCTTCGTCGACGTCCTCGAGGAGATAGTGGAAGAGGACAGGCCGGTGGGGATAGTCCGGAACGCCTACCGCGAGAGGCAGAGCGTCGAGGTAGTGCGGGTTCGCGAGCTGCGCGACCTGGCCGACAGGATCGATATGCGGTCCATCCTGATCGTGGGGAGCTCGCGGACCCGGATGGTGGGCGATTGGTTGGTGACGGAGCGTGGTTACTCCTCGCGCACCGGCCGGAACTCCAGCGAGTAG
- a CDS encoding thymidylate synthase: MLGKGRPLVVRGRTVEQVWRQAVTGIKVHGEKVERERGPVKEVRGLIAHLEPSGPESFDIPDDYPLDEHSVRAYEDQLLDPELRGFEYTYGHRLRRYFGLDQVTKIVERLSESNNTRRAIAVTWDPRRDLDEEEVPCLTALQLQSDGGSGLELHAFYRSWDVGKALVANMIALRRLQEHVAERAGLEPTTLTVYAANAHVYEEDLPDLP, encoded by the coding sequence GTGCTGGGTAAGGGCAGACCGTTGGTCGTACGCGGGCGCACCGTGGAGCAGGTGTGGCGGCAGGCCGTCACCGGGATCAAGGTACACGGCGAGAAGGTGGAGAGGGAGCGGGGTCCGGTCAAGGAAGTACGCGGCCTGATAGCACACCTCGAGCCCTCCGGACCGGAATCCTTCGATATCCCGGACGATTACCCCCTCGACGAGCACTCCGTGCGGGCGTACGAGGATCAGCTGCTCGATCCCGAGCTACGGGGTTTCGAGTACACCTACGGTCATCGGCTCAGGCGGTACTTCGGCCTGGACCAAGTGACCAAGATAGTGGAAAGGCTCTCTGAATCTAATAACACTAGGAGAGCTATCGCCGTAACCTGGGATCCACGCCGGGATCTCGACGAGGAAGAGGTACCCTGCCTCACCGCACTCCAACTGCAGTCCGACGGAGGTAGTGGTCTCGAGCTCCACGCGTTCTACCGCTCGTGGGACGTGGGGAAGGCGCTGGTCGCGAACATGATCGCCCTGAGAAGGTTACAAGAGCACGTGGCGGAGCGGGCGGGGCTGGAACCGACGACGTTGACGGTGTATGCCGCCAACGCACACGTGTACGAGGAGGACCTCCCGGACTTACCCTGA
- a CDS encoding GTP-binding protein, which yields MISEDSGSNEDREVKIAVIGPEDAGKTTVVRQLSDKFTTVSPRGKTVGIDFGKCKYYEGVYMFGVPGHLRFKFVMRLGARNADGMILVIDSADPRIDKAVKIYNIVKSVVKNPHRVVVFANKQDLPDALSPEQVGELVKRALGISPPVIGTVAIKGEGLREGLDTLLFQPTYNGTNEIDDIEIKGIR from the coding sequence ATGATTTCGGAAGATAGCGGTAGTAATGAGGATCGGGAGGTTAAGATAGCCGTGATCGGGCCGGAGGACGCCGGCAAGACCACTGTGGTCCGGCAGCTATCCGACAAGTTCACCACGGTATCGCCCCGTGGGAAGACCGTGGGGATCGACTTCGGGAAGTGCAAGTACTACGAGGGGGTATACATGTTTGGCGTTCCGGGACACCTGCGATTCAAGTTCGTGATGCGTCTGGGGGCACGGAACGCCGACGGTATGATCCTGGTCATCGACTCGGCCGATCCACGCATAGACAAGGCGGTTAAGATATACAATATCGTGAAAAGTGTTGTGAAGAACCCGCATCGCGTCGTGGTCTTCGCCAACAAGCAGGACCTCCCCGACGCCCTGTCGCCGGAGCAGGTCGGGGAACTCGTCAAGAGGGCACTGGGTATCTCCCCACCCGTGATCGGGACCGTTGCGATTAAAGGGGAGGGGTTACGGGAAGGCCTTGACACCTTGCTCTTCCAGCCCACCTACAACGGAACTAATGAAATTGATGATATCGAGATTAAAGGGATCCGCTGA